In Vibrio tritonius, the following are encoded in one genomic region:
- a CDS encoding alpha/beta fold hydrolase, with protein sequence MSELVMCNGEDHQPLFIFAHGAGAGMEHAFMEQVALGLAEKGIRVLRFNFPYMVRRGLTGKKSPPDRAPKLLEAYSEVIEQHAKGPVVIGGKSMGGRMASLLWEHPQVAGVACLGYPFHPPGKPERYKGEHLASMAKPCLILQGERDTFGKREEFTDFTLSEQVSCSFIPDGDHSFKPRKSSGYTESDNIQLAVDKLSAFIFEVYQNAK encoded by the coding sequence ATGAGTGAATTAGTCATGTGTAATGGTGAAGATCATCAGCCTCTATTCATCTTTGCTCACGGCGCTGGGGCGGGGATGGAGCATGCCTTTATGGAGCAAGTCGCTTTAGGATTGGCTGAGAAAGGCATTCGAGTATTACGGTTCAACTTCCCTTATATGGTTCGCCGAGGCTTAACGGGCAAGAAGTCCCCTCCTGATAGAGCACCTAAGTTGCTTGAAGCCTACTCTGAGGTGATTGAACAGCATGCCAAAGGTCCGGTTGTTATCGGCGGTAAATCGATGGGGGGCCGTATGGCCTCGCTATTGTGGGAGCATCCACAAGTTGCAGGTGTTGCTTGCCTTGGCTATCCATTCCATCCTCCGGGTAAACCAGAGCGTTATAAAGGCGAACATTTGGCAAGCATGGCGAAACCTTGCCTTATTTTGCAAGGTGAACGGGATACTTTTGGGAAGCGAGAAGAGTTCACCGATTTTACGCTGAGCGAGCAGGTTAGTTGCAGCTTCATTCCCGACGGTGACCACAGTTTCAAACCACGTAAATCTTCTGGCTATACCGAGTCAGATAATATTCAGTTAGCGGTAGATAAGCTTAGTGCTTTTATCTTTGAGGTATACCAAAATGCAAAGTAA
- the thiI gene encoding tRNA uracil 4-sulfurtransferase ThiI: MKFIVKPHPEIYVKSESVRKRFTKILESNIRIIIKRRTEGVAVFNRRDHIEVAADSDTFYAEVLEILTHTPGIHHVLEVQQSTFTDLHNIYEQVLERSRGLIEGKTFVVRAKRRGKHDFTSIELERYVGGGLNQAVESAKVKLKKPDVTINVEVQDELLNQIIARYKGLGGFPLGTQEDVLSLISGGFDSGVSSYLHIKRGSKVHYCFFNLGGPAHEIGVKQVAHYLWNKYGSSAKVRFLAIDFEPVVAEILEKVDDGQMGVVLKRMFMRAAGMVAEKFDIQALVTGEALGQVSSQTLTNLRHIDGVTDSLILRPLINWDKEDIINLAREIGTEDFAKTMPEYCGVISRKPTVKAVKAKLEAEEAKFDFSILEQVVYNARQMDIRDIAKESEEAVPEVELVNVVQSEAVVLDIRSPDEEEDNPLEIEGVEVTHIPFYKLSTKFGDLDQSKTYLLYCHRGVMSRLQALYLKEQGFNNVKVYRP; this comes from the coding sequence ATGAAATTTATTGTTAAGCCACATCCAGAAATTTATGTCAAAAGTGAATCTGTGCGTAAGCGCTTCACAAAGATTCTCGAAAGCAACATTCGCATCATTATCAAACGTAGAACAGAAGGTGTAGCGGTATTTAATCGTCGCGACCATATTGAAGTGGCTGCAGATAGCGATACGTTCTACGCAGAAGTATTGGAAATTTTGACTCACACTCCAGGTATTCACCATGTACTGGAAGTTCAACAGTCAACCTTTACCGACTTACACAACATTTACGAGCAAGTGCTTGAGCGCAGTCGCGGCCTCATTGAAGGTAAAACCTTTGTGGTGCGAGCCAAACGTCGTGGTAAGCATGACTTTACGTCTATCGAGCTTGAACGCTACGTTGGTGGTGGCTTAAATCAAGCAGTTGAAAGTGCAAAAGTAAAATTGAAAAAACCTGATGTGACTATCAATGTTGAAGTACAAGATGAGCTACTCAACCAAATTATTGCTCGTTACAAAGGTCTAGGCGGCTTCCCTCTTGGAACTCAAGAAGACGTATTGAGCTTAATTTCTGGTGGTTTTGACTCTGGTGTATCTAGCTATCTGCACATTAAACGCGGTTCAAAAGTACATTACTGCTTCTTCAATTTAGGCGGTCCAGCACACGAAATTGGCGTAAAACAAGTCGCGCACTATTTGTGGAACAAATATGGCTCATCAGCCAAGGTTCGTTTCCTTGCTATCGACTTTGAACCTGTTGTGGCGGAAATCCTAGAAAAAGTCGACGACGGTCAAATGGGCGTGGTGCTCAAACGTATGTTTATGCGCGCTGCAGGTATGGTTGCTGAGAAATTTGATATTCAAGCGCTTGTCACTGGTGAAGCGTTAGGCCAAGTATCGAGTCAAACCCTGACCAACTTGCGTCATATCGATGGGGTAACGGATTCTTTGATTCTGCGTCCTTTGATTAACTGGGACAAAGAAGACATCATTAATCTGGCCCGCGAGATCGGTACTGAAGATTTCGCGAAAACTATGCCTGAATACTGTGGTGTGATTTCTCGTAAGCCAACAGTGAAAGCGGTAAAAGCGAAACTGGAAGCAGAAGAAGCGAAGTTTGACTTCAGTATTCTTGAGCAAGTGGTTTACAACGCCCGTCAAATGGACATTCGTGATATCGCGAAAGAGAGCGAAGAAGCGGTTCCTGAAGTGGAATTGGTCAACGTTGTTCAAAGCGAAGCTGTGGTTTTGGATATTCGCAGCCCAGACGAAGAAGAAGATAACCCGTTAGAAATCGAAGGGGTTGAAGTTACACATATTCCTTTCTATAAGCTTTCGACTAAGTTTGGTGATCTTGACCAATCGAAGACTTACTTGCTCTACTGTCACCGTGGTGTGATGAGTCGCTTGCAAGCGTTGTACTTGAAAGAACAAGGTTTCAATAACGTGAAAGTGTATCGTCCTTAA
- a CDS encoding DUF423 domain-containing protein encodes MQSKTLLAIGGSLSGLGVILGAFAAHGLKKTIALPMVEVFQTGVHYQFIHAGAILLCGILILLQSKASLAQKYFSRAAICFIIGIFCFSGSLYALAMTGAKWFGPITPFGGLMFILGWVYFVVAALKINEVKS; translated from the coding sequence ATGCAAAGTAAAACCTTATTGGCGATTGGCGGATCCTTGTCTGGGCTAGGAGTGATTCTTGGTGCCTTTGCGGCCCATGGCCTAAAAAAAACGATTGCTCTGCCGATGGTGGAAGTGTTTCAGACGGGCGTGCATTACCAATTTATTCATGCTGGCGCTATTTTGCTTTGCGGTATATTAATCTTATTGCAGTCAAAAGCATCTTTGGCACAAAAGTATTTCAGCCGCGCGGCAATTTGCTTTATCATCGGCATCTTTTGTTTTAGTGGCAGTCTGTACGCTTTAGCGATGACGGGGGCGAAATGGTTTGGTCCCATCACACCTTTCGGTGGCCTTATGTTCATTTTGGGCTGGGTGTACTTTGTTGTAGCTGCACTGAAAATTAACGAGGTGAAGTCGTGA
- a CDS encoding transcriptional regulator GcvA, translating into MSRRLPPLNSLKVFEAAARHLSFTRAAEELFVTQAAVSHQIKALEEFLGLKLFRRRNRSLLLTEEGQGYFSDIKDIFGSIAEATDKLLERTEKGALTISLPPSFAIQWLVPRLSDFNQKEPDIDVRIKAVDMDEGSLTDDVDVAIYYGRGHWPGLRTDLLYQEYLIPLCSPTVLLGNKPLEKLADLANHTLLHDTSRHYWKQFAKENGLESVNVNHGPIFSHTTMVLQAAAHGQGIALGNNVLAKPEMDAGRLIAPFDEILMTPNAFYVVCDEKQADMGRIATFRDWMLKTARSEQEDVLDE; encoded by the coding sequence ATGTCTAGAAGATTACCACCATTAAATTCGCTTAAGGTATTTGAAGCGGCGGCTCGACATTTGAGTTTTACACGTGCAGCAGAAGAGTTATTTGTGACTCAAGCCGCGGTGAGCCATCAGATTAAAGCGTTAGAAGAATTTTTAGGTTTAAAACTGTTTCGTCGTCGTAATCGTTCCCTTTTATTGACCGAAGAAGGGCAAGGTTATTTCTCTGATATTAAAGATATATTTGGCTCAATCGCAGAGGCAACCGATAAGCTTTTGGAGCGAACCGAGAAAGGGGCGTTAACCATTAGTTTACCACCAAGCTTTGCTATCCAGTGGTTGGTGCCTCGTTTATCTGATTTTAATCAGAAAGAGCCTGATATCGACGTGCGCATCAAGGCTGTCGATATGGATGAAGGTTCTTTGACAGATGATGTGGATGTGGCGATTTACTATGGGCGCGGTCATTGGCCCGGTTTACGTACCGATTTGCTCTATCAGGAATATTTGATTCCGCTATGCTCTCCAACCGTTTTGCTCGGTAATAAACCCCTCGAAAAACTGGCTGACCTAGCTAACCATACGTTATTGCATGATACCTCACGCCATTATTGGAAACAGTTTGCCAAAGAGAACGGCTTAGAGAGTGTGAATGTGAATCATGGTCCTATCTTTAGCCATACCACTATGGTCTTGCAAGCCGCGGCTCACGGGCAGGGCATTGCGCTAGGCAATAATGTGTTGGCCAAACCAGAAATGGATGCGGGGCGCTTAATTGCCCCGTTTGATGAAATTTTAATGACGCCTAATGCGTTTTATGTCGTGTGTGATGAAAAACAAGCGGACATGGGGCGAATAGCTACATTTCGTGACTGGATGTTAAAAACCGCACGCAGTGAACAAGAGGATGTGTTAGATGAGTGA
- the pomA gene encoding flagellar motor protein PomA → MDLATLLGLIGGLGFVIMAMILGGSLSMFIDVTSILIVVGGTIFVVMMKFTMGQFFGAAKIAGKAFMFKADEPEDLIAKVVEMADAARKGGFLALEEMEITNSFMQKGIDLLVDGHDADVVRSTLQKDIALTNERHENGGNVFRAFGDVAPAMGMIGTLVGLVAMLSNMDDPKSIGPAMAVALLTTLYGAVLSNMVFFPIADKLALRREQETLNRRLIMDGVLAIQDGQNPRVIDSYLKNYLNEGKRILDVDNE, encoded by the coding sequence GTGGATTTAGCAACGCTGTTAGGGCTAATTGGTGGCCTAGGCTTCGTAATCATGGCGATGATTTTAGGTGGTAGTTTGTCGATGTTTATCGACGTGACTTCCATTCTTATCGTGGTAGGCGGTACGATCTTTGTGGTCATGATGAAATTTACCATGGGTCAATTCTTTGGTGCTGCCAAGATTGCTGGTAAAGCATTTATGTTTAAGGCTGATGAGCCTGAAGATTTGATTGCAAAAGTTGTAGAAATGGCCGATGCAGCTCGTAAAGGCGGGTTTCTTGCACTAGAAGAGATGGAGATTACTAACTCTTTTATGCAAAAAGGCATTGATTTACTGGTGGATGGACATGATGCGGATGTCGTACGTTCAACGCTGCAAAAGGACATCGCCTTAACCAATGAACGCCATGAGAACGGTGGTAATGTGTTCCGCGCGTTTGGTGACGTTGCGCCTGCAATGGGAATGATTGGTACGCTAGTGGGGTTGGTAGCGATGTTGTCAAACATGGATGACCCTAAATCTATCGGTCCAGCGATGGCGGTAGCACTGTTAACGACCTTGTATGGTGCGGTTCTATCAAACATGGTGTTCTTCCCAATTGCCGACAAACTCGCCTTGCGTCGTGAACAAGAGACATTAAACCGCCGTTTAATTATGGATGGGGTGCTTGCCATTCAAGACGGCCAAAACCCACGTGTTATCGACAGCTATCTGAAAAACTACCTCAATGAAGGTAAACGTATTCTTGATGTAGATAACGAATAG
- the xseB gene encoding exodeoxyribonuclease VII small subunit, which produces MASKKPENMSFEETISELDLLVEQLENGDLVLDEALKKFERGIALTRSGQAKLDEAEQRVSILLSNNDDAPLTDFAQEQE; this is translated from the coding sequence ATGGCGAGCAAAAAACCGGAAAATATGTCCTTTGAAGAAACCATCAGTGAATTGGATCTTCTCGTTGAACAACTCGAAAACGGGGACTTAGTTCTGGACGAAGCGCTGAAAAAATTTGAACGCGGCATCGCTCTAACTCGCTCAGGTCAAGCTAAGCTTGATGAAGCCGAACAGCGCGTCAGCATTTTGCTCAGTAATAATGATGATGCCCCATTGACTGATTTTGCCCAAGAGCAAGAATGA
- a CDS encoding flagellar motor protein MotB yields MDDEEKCKCPPPGLPAWLGTFADLMSLLMCFFVLLLSFSEMDVLKFKQIAGSMKFAFGVQNKLEVKDIPKGTSIIAQEFRPGRPEPTPIDVIMQQTIDITQQTLEFQEGDDDRAGGTQRDAGKLTGGQSTETSTENNQNVDSVQQQQQSEAMSEEEVEATVEKIQKALQREIAEGAIEVENLGQQIVIRIKEKGAFPSSSAFLQPKFRPLVRQIAELVKDIPGKIRITGHTDNQPIDSELYRSLWDLSSQRAVSVAQEMEKVKGFDHQRLQVRGLADTAPLVPNDTPEHRAENRRVEISIMQGEPLFSQEVPSLPGESGTTTNSANQ; encoded by the coding sequence ATGGATGACGAAGAAAAATGTAAATGTCCCCCCCCTGGGTTACCTGCATGGCTAGGGACATTTGCCGATCTGATGTCACTGTTGATGTGTTTCTTTGTACTGCTCCTTTCGTTTTCAGAAATGGACGTACTGAAATTCAAACAGATTGCTGGTTCAATGAAGTTTGCTTTCGGGGTGCAAAACAAACTGGAAGTAAAAGATATCCCTAAAGGGACCAGTATTATTGCGCAAGAATTTCGCCCTGGACGCCCTGAACCTACCCCTATCGATGTGATCATGCAGCAGACTATCGATATCACCCAACAAACCTTAGAGTTTCAAGAAGGCGATGATGATAGGGCTGGTGGGACGCAGCGTGATGCAGGTAAACTCACTGGTGGTCAATCAACCGAAACATCAACGGAAAATAACCAGAACGTCGATTCAGTACAACAGCAGCAACAGTCTGAAGCGATGTCTGAGGAAGAAGTTGAGGCAACAGTTGAAAAGATCCAAAAAGCGCTACAACGAGAAATAGCAGAAGGTGCCATTGAGGTTGAGAACCTAGGTCAACAAATTGTAATACGTATCAAAGAGAAAGGGGCATTCCCTTCTAGCTCGGCGTTTTTACAACCTAAATTTCGTCCGTTAGTGCGCCAAATTGCTGAGTTAGTAAAAGATATACCGGGTAAAATACGCATTACGGGTCATACAGATAATCAACCGATTGATTCTGAGCTTTATCGCTCGTTGTGGGATTTGTCGTCACAGCGTGCAGTTTCTGTCGCTCAGGAAATGGAAAAGGTAAAAGGGTTTGATCATCAGCGTCTACAGGTGCGTGGTCTTGCCGATACCGCGCCTTTGGTTCCTAATGATACGCCTGAGCATCGTGCTGAAAACCGTCGTGTCGAGATCAGCATTATGCAGGGTGAGCCATTGTTCAGCCAAGAAGTTCCATCATTACCGGGGGAATCTGGTACGACGACCAACAGCGCTAATCAGTAA